The sequence below is a genomic window from Salicibibacter cibarius.
AATTTTGAGCCAATTGGCTTTGGACGGACACACCGAGCATGATATCTCGATATTCTCCTTGTCGCGGCCGGAATTACAACAACCAAAAATACCGATAAAATAACGAACAGAGAACATTTTTCTCTGTTCGTTATTTTGTCAATCGCTTTTTCTGCTCGGAAGCTCCCTTTGTTCAAGGGTTATTTAACGTGCGGTCATGATGTCCGCAGTTACGTAAAATAATCGTATCTGGCTTTTGTATTTCGAAAGTGATCCGTAAATCCATGTTAGCGCTAGCTTCCCATATATCAGGATTCCGATAACCCTTCATTTTCCTCAACCTTAATGAAGGATGGGAATAATCATTTTCCATTGTTCGCAAAGCTTTTTTGATGATTTTCTGTGACTGTGAATCCAATTTTTTATATTTTTTTATAAAAGGCTTCGTGAAGTGAAGTTCCATTTAGTTTTCCTCGTTCGCCCATCTTTCAGCCTCATCGCTATCAAGCCAATGGATCGCATCTTCCGTATTTTGAAAAGATTTTACTCGCCCTGCCTTAATATCCTCTTCTGCTTCAAGTTCTTCTTTTTGCCATTCTTCCGTCCAAAACCACGCCTGATCTTTTGGGATTTCAACTGTGGGTACAATGACGATTCTTCCGTTCTCCAGGCGACATTCAAGCCGATCGCCCTCCTGCAAATTTAAAGCTTCCACAAACTCTTTGGGGATGGTGACTTGTGAACGTCTTTTAAAGCGAATAGATTCACGCTGCATCGTAGTACCTCGCTCCTTTATTGTGCTATTATATGTTTTCCTCTCGCGATTGATTATGCGAAAGTTTGATTTTCATACTTCATTCTAACATAAAAATGTCATTTTTACATTCAGGACATTTGTCCGGTTAAACCATCCTCGACGTCGATATCTTCGATCACCTTTCCCATTTCAGTACCGGATGTACCTAATCCTTCAATACCTCAACAGGGTTGGTCATGTCAATGAACCGATTTGTATTTATTTCAGAGGCAATAAATACATTTAATCCTCTTTACCGCCCGATCAGAGCACAAAAAAAAGCAACCCTAAACGGGGTGCAATTTATTGTTTATTTTGTGATTCTGCTATAATTCTCGCTTGTTTTTCCATTCGCTTGTCTTGCTTCTTTTCATGTACTACCAATATAGCATGTATGGCTCCAGGAACCCATCCCAAGATCGTCAATACTATGCTTATAATCCCCTGAAACGGCTTACCGACCAAAAAAACAGCAAGCGGGGGAAGCAAAATAGCTAACAAATACACCTTTATCAAACCCCTTTTTTCAAATATTGATTATACTGTACCATAGTTAACTATTTTTTACCCTTGGTTTTTGTATCACTACAAAGCACAAATAAAAATGAACATTCTACCTTTCCGTTTGGAAACGTAAAAGCCTCCCACCATTACACCAATAATTTCCTCATATAGTATTGGCATTCGCCTTCGATGGGATAGCCGTCCATCTTTCCTACGATCTCAAAGCCGTGCTTCATGTAAAAATCCGGTGCTTGCCAACTTAGTGTCTCCAAGTACATCATGCGGCAGGAATGATTCATCGCTTCTGCTTCCATTCGCTGCAACAATTGTTTTCCTAAACCCCGGCCTCGATAAAACGCGTCAACGGCAAACAGCGAGATGTGCATATTGTTCCAAAAGATCTCGCCGTTAATGCCGGCAACGATGTTACCTCCATCCCTGATTACAAAACAGACGAGCGTCTTTTCCCGGTTGGCGAATGCCGGTCGCTTTGCTTCCG
It includes:
- a CDS encoding type II toxin-antitoxin system RelE/ParE family toxin translates to MELHFTKPFIKKYKKLDSQSQKIIKKALRTMENDYSHPSLRLRKMKGYRNPDIWEASANMDLRITFEIQKPDTIILRNCGHHDRTLNNP
- a CDS encoding AbrB/MazE/SpoVT family DNA-binding domain-containing protein, which translates into the protein MQRESIRFKRRSQVTIPKEFVEALNLQEGDRLECRLENGRIVIVPTVEIPKDQAWFWTEEWQKEELEAEEDIKAGRVKSFQNTEDAIHWLDSDEAERWANEEN
- a CDS encoding YqaE/Pmp3 family membrane protein; amino-acid sequence: MYLLAILLPPLAVFLVGKPFQGIISIVLTILGWVPGAIHAILVVHEKKQDKRMEKQARIIAESQNKQ
- a CDS encoding GNAT family N-acetyltransferase, which codes for MPIERVDYEEAKGAITAHLQADTEAKRPAFANREKTLVCFVIRDGGNIVAGINGEIFWNNMHISLFAVDAFYRGRGLGKQLLQRMEAEAMNHSCRMMYLETLSWQAPDFYMKHGFEIVGKMDGYPIEGECQYYMRKLLV